In one window of Romboutsia hominis DNA:
- a CDS encoding xanthine dehydrogenase family protein molybdopterin-binding subunit, which translates to MKIIGKSIGKIDGMAIATGKPVYTDDLASKDALVVKILRSPYAYAKIKNIDTKRALLVDGVECVLTYKDVPDTRFTLAGQSYPEPSPYDRLILEDTVRYVGDEVAIVAAKDEKTAVKAMNMIKVEYEVLEPVLDFEKATETNILVHDEERHCNFDIGMIREKNIVSTHNYTKGDVEKTLNECDVVIEETYYTQSQLHSMMETYRSYNYLDHMGRLVVVSSTQIPFHVRRHLSRALNIPSSKIRVIKPRIGGGFGGKQTACVEIFSAIVTLKTGKPAKILYDRKETQNCSTSRHAMKLNVKIGATKDGIIKVIDIDALSDTGAYGEHASTTFGLVGEKTMPMYNKLEASRFKGHVVYTNKMPAGAFRGYGATQGCFAVESTINKLAKEINMDPTELRLKNIVNEGEISFAYDKTLNSVDLKECIEKGKNLIKWNEKYPSKDLGNGKVRSVGMALTMQGSGIAGIDTASAEIRLNDDGNYTLLVGSTDMGTGSDTILSQMACEILETTMDKITVIAADTDVVPYDPGSYASSTTYVTGMAVVKAANELRNKIMSLGATRLGVDKEDVEFDGEKVFTENKSILVFDIAVDCTVGPEKNQLVGCASHGSPVSPPPFIAGFVETEIDKETGKVDVIDYVAVVDCGTVINKNLAKVQVEGGIVQGIGLGLFEEIRYTDKGKMDTNTFMQYKIPARCDVGNIIVDFVETHEPTGPFGAKSVGEVVVNTPAPAIQDAIYNGVGVRINDLPMTPEKIFMTMNK; encoded by the coding sequence ATGAAGATAATAGGTAAAAGTATAGGTAAAATAGACGGAATGGCAATAGCTACAGGAAAACCAGTATATACAGACGATTTAGCATCAAAAGATGCTTTAGTTGTAAAAATACTAAGAAGCCCGTATGCATATGCGAAAATAAAAAATATAGACACTAAAAGAGCTTTATTAGTAGATGGAGTGGAATGTGTACTTACATATAAAGATGTACCAGATACTAGGTTTACACTAGCAGGTCAATCTTACCCAGAGCCATCGCCATATGATAGATTAATACTTGAAGATACTGTTAGATATGTAGGAGATGAAGTTGCAATAGTTGCTGCTAAGGATGAAAAAACAGCAGTTAAAGCTATGAATATGATAAAAGTAGAATATGAAGTACTAGAACCAGTACTTGATTTTGAAAAGGCAACTGAAACTAATATATTAGTTCATGATGAAGAGAGACATTGCAACTTTGATATAGGTATGATTAGAGAGAAAAATATAGTATCAACTCATAATTATACTAAAGGAGATGTAGAAAAAACTTTAAATGAATGTGACGTAGTTATAGAAGAAACATATTATACTCAATCACAACTTCATTCTATGATGGAAACTTATAGATCTTATAATTACCTAGATCATATGGGAAGATTGGTAGTAGTAAGTTCTACACAAATACCATTTCATGTTAGGCGACATCTATCGAGAGCTTTAAACATACCATCTAGTAAGATAAGAGTTATAAAACCAAGAATAGGTGGTGGTTTTGGAGGTAAGCAAACTGCTTGTGTTGAAATATTTAGTGCAATAGTTACACTTAAAACTGGAAAACCAGCCAAAATACTTTATGACAGAAAAGAAACTCAAAATTGTTCAACTAGTAGACATGCTATGAAATTAAATGTTAAAATAGGTGCCACTAAAGATGGAATAATAAAAGTTATAGATATAGATGCATTATCTGATACTGGTGCTTATGGAGAACATGCATCAACTACATTTGGATTAGTAGGTGAAAAAACTATGCCAATGTACAATAAATTAGAAGCATCTAGATTTAAAGGGCATGTAGTATATACTAATAAAATGCCAGCAGGAGCATTTAGAGGATATGGTGCTACTCAAGGATGTTTTGCAGTAGAGTCTACTATAAATAAATTAGCAAAAGAGATAAATATGGACCCAACTGAACTTAGGCTTAAAAATATAGTAAATGAAGGAGAAATTTCATTTGCATATGATAAGACTTTAAATTCAGTAGATCTAAAAGAGTGTATAGAAAAAGGGAAAAATCTTATAAAATGGAATGAAAAATACCCATCTAAAGACTTAGGAAATGGAAAAGTTAGAAGTGTTGGTATGGCACTTACTATGCAAGGTTCTGGAATTGCAGGGATAGATACAGCAAGTGCTGAAATAAGATTAAACGATGACGGAAATTATACATTACTAGTAGGCTCAACGGATATGGGTACGGGAAGTGACACTATACTTTCTCAAATGGCTTGTGAAATACTTGAAACTACCATGGATAAAATAACTGTAATAGCAGCAGATACAGATGTAGTTCCATATGATCCAGGTTCATATGCATCATCTACAACATATGTAACAGGTATGGCAGTAGTAAAAGCTGCTAATGAACTTAGAAATAAAATAATGAGTTTAGGAGCAACTAGACTTGGTGTAGATAAAGAAGATGTAGAGTTTGATGGGGAAAAAGTATTTACAGAAAATAAGTCTATATTAGTATTTGATATAGCTGTTGACTGTACCGTAGGGCCTGAAAAAAATCAATTAGTGGGATGTGCATCTCATGGTAGCCCTGTTTCACCTCCTCCATTTATAGCAGGATTTGTAGAAACTGAAATAGATAAAGAAACCGGTAAAGTTGATGTAATAGATTATGTAGCAGTAGTAGACTGTGGAACTGTTATAAATAAAAATCTTGCTAAAGTTCAAGTTGAAGGTGGAATAGTACAAGGTATAGGACTTGGATTATTTGAAGAAATAAGATATACGGATAAAGGTAAAATGGATACTAATACATTTATGCAATATAAAATACCAGCTAGATGCGATGTAGGTAATATAATAGTTGATTTTGTAGAAACTCATGAACCAACAGGTCCATTTGGAGCTAAGTCTGTTGGAGAGGTTGTTGTAAATACTCCAGCACCGGCTATACAAGATGCTATATACAATGGTGTAGGTGTTAGAATAAATGATTTACCAATGACTCCAGAAAAAATATTTATGACTATGAATAAATAA
- a CDS encoding sulfurtransferase has protein sequence MTNLVSPNWLKENMDNKDLVIVDCRFDLMDKEYGKKSYNESHIKNAVRVDIENQLSSEVKIHGGRHPLPSVDDLVNTFKSIGIDNNSIVVAYDEGDLAGPSRLWWILKYLGHDKVYVLNGGINEFKSIGGEITNEIPKTKIGNFKATVNNNMRVDMNYVKERLYNKDIAIIDSREYKRYLGEFEPVDKKAGHIPSAKNYFWMDVLNKDNEFINLKCLDDLKRHFEKLNDYKEIIVYCGSGITACPNSLALSEVGICHKVYPGSFSDWISYDENEVSTLSE, from the coding sequence ATGACAAATTTAGTTAGCCCTAATTGGTTAAAAGAAAATATGGATAATAAAGACTTAGTTATAGTGGATTGTAGGTTTGACTTAATGGACAAAGAATACGGTAAAAAAAGCTACAATGAGAGCCATATAAAAAATGCAGTAAGAGTTGATATAGAAAATCAGCTATCTAGTGAGGTTAAAATCCATGGTGGTAGACATCCTCTTCCTAGTGTAGATGACCTAGTAAATACCTTTAAAAGTATAGGGATAGATAATAATTCTATAGTTGTAGCATATGATGAGGGTGATTTAGCAGGGCCTTCTAGATTATGGTGGATATTAAAGTATCTAGGTCATGATAAAGTTTATGTTTTAAACGGAGGTATAAATGAATTTAAAAGCATTGGTGGAGAAATTACTAATGAAATACCAAAAACTAAAATAGGTAACTTTAAAGCTACTGTAAACAATAATATGAGAGTTGATATGAATTATGTAAAAGAGAGATTATATAATAAGGATATTGCTATCATAGATTCCAGAGAATATAAAAGATACTTAGGTGAATTTGAGCCAGTAGATAAAAAAGCTGGACATATACCTAGTGCCAAGAACTATTTTTGGATGGATGTATTAAATAAGGACAATGAGTTTATAAACTTAAAATGTTTAGATGATTTAAAAAGACACTTTGAAAAGTTAAATGATTATAAGGAAATTATAGTTTATTGTGGTTCTGGTATAACAGCTTGTCCTAATAGTTTAGCTCTTAGTGAAGTTGGTATATGCCATAAAGTATATCCTGGAAGTTTTAGTGACTGGATAAGTTATGATGAAAATGAAGTTAGTACTTTAAGCGAATAA
- a CDS encoding (2Fe-2S)-binding protein: MLVELKVNGKKRKVDIECEEYLVDTLRKLGNLSVKRGCDTGCCGLCSIWIDKKPVLSCATLTVRAINKEITTIEGLEKEASDFAKILVSEGSEQCGFCSPGFIMTVIAMKEELNNPTEEDIIHYLTGNLCRCTGYMGQLRAVKTYLGVN, from the coding sequence ATGTTAGTAGAACTTAAAGTAAATGGTAAAAAAAGAAAAGTTGACATAGAATGTGAAGAGTATTTAGTAGACACTTTAAGAAAATTAGGGAACTTAAGTGTAAAAAGAGGCTGTGATACAGGATGCTGTGGCTTATGTTCTATATGGATAGATAAAAAGCCAGTACTATCTTGTGCAACTTTAACAGTTAGAGCTATAAATAAAGAGATAACAACAATAGAAGGATTAGAAAAGGAAGCTAGTGACTTTGCTAAGATATTAGTTAGTGAAGGTTCTGAACAATGTGGATTTTGTTCACCAGGATTTATAATGACAGTAATAGCAATGAAAGAAGAATTAAACAATCCTACAGAAGAGGATATAATACACTACTTAACTGGAAATCTATGTAGATGTACAGGGTATATGGGACAGCTAAGAGCAGTTAAAACTTATCTGGGGGTAAATTAA
- a CDS encoding pyridoxal phosphate-dependent aminotransferase, producing the protein MNISSRIKSVPASTIMELLTYSAEAKKKGKKVYHLNIGQPDIITPKSFFEAISSNKEDVLEYALSEGLDELREAIKRYYNEYNIDFEKEDILILNGGSEALFFCMIALCNEGDNILIPEPFYSNYNSFANSVGVEIKPITTLAENGFHLPKKEEIVEKIDSKTRAILFSNPGNPTGVVYSKEEIKMISDIAKEHDLWIIADEVYREFVYDGEYTSLGSVKEVEDRVIIVDSVSKRYSACGARIGSLASKNKEFMAQILKLCQARLSVPTLEQIGAVELYKTDKSYLQDVNKEYKERRDVLYNELVKVPGVICKKPTGAFYIVAKLPVKSADDFVKWLLKDFDIDGETVMPCPAEGFYATEGLGKDEIRLAYILNKEDLAKASKILKEGLEAYLELDK; encoded by the coding sequence ATGAATATTTCTTCAAGAATAAAATCAGTACCAGCTTCTACTATAATGGAATTATTAACTTATTCAGCAGAAGCCAAGAAAAAAGGAAAAAAGGTTTATCATCTTAATATAGGTCAACCCGATATAATAACACCTAAAAGTTTCTTTGAAGCTATTTCAAGTAACAAAGAAGATGTATTAGAGTATGCTTTATCAGAAGGGTTAGACGAACTTAGAGAAGCTATAAAAAGATACTATAATGAATATAATATAGATTTTGAAAAGGAAGATATACTTATATTAAATGGTGGTAGTGAAGCATTATTTTTCTGCATGATAGCTTTATGTAATGAAGGAGACAATATATTAATACCAGAACCATTTTACTCAAACTACAATAGTTTTGCAAATTCAGTAGGTGTTGAGATCAAGCCAATAACTACACTTGCAGAAAATGGTTTCCACTTACCTAAAAAGGAAGAAATAGTAGAAAAGATAGACTCAAAAACTCGTGCTATATTATTCTCAAACCCAGGCAATCCAACAGGAGTAGTTTACTCTAAGGAAGAAATAAAAATGATTAGTGATATAGCTAAAGAACATGATTTATGGATAATAGCAGACGAAGTTTATAGAGAGTTTGTATATGATGGAGAATATACTAGTTTAGGAAGTGTTAAAGAAGTAGAAGATAGAGTTATAATAGTTGACAGTGTATCTAAAAGATATAGTGCTTGTGGAGCTAGAATAGGATCACTAGCATCTAAAAATAAAGAATTTATGGCACAAATATTAAAATTATGTCAAGCTAGGCTATCAGTACCTACTTTAGAGCAAATAGGAGCTGTAGAACTTTATAAAACTGATAAATCTTATCTACAAGATGTGAATAAAGAATATAAGGAAAGAAGAGACGTATTATATAATGAACTTGTAAAAGTACCTGGAGTTATATGTAAAAAACCAACTGGTGCATTTTATATAGTTGCTAAATTACCAGTTAAAAGTGCTGATGATTTTGTAAAATGGTTATTGAAAGATTTTGATATAGATGGAGAAACAGTTATGCCTTGTCCTGCTGAAGGATTTTATGCAACAGAAGGTCTTGGAAAAGATGAGATAAGACTTGCATATATATTAAATAAAGAAGATTTAGCTAAGGCATCTAAAATTTTAAAAGAAGGATTAGAAGCATATTTAGAACTTGATAAATAA
- a CDS encoding CPBP family intramembrane glutamic endopeptidase, with product MRRKSDIKIIDFILIQVISFLIVLTFNYKYIGILMNLSIYDDRNKVFIICTQVISIIILLLYLGISIDDIKKSYIDFKEKLDIKEIIGRYINSIMLSLGVTLLLISIAMLTYKPYENSLLTSSGDPIYTGNIIIMIVSVAIIGPILEEIIFRKVLFISISKKYNYKIGILISSILFGIGHSIDKSILASLFGGVLCILYIKYENILIPIFLHIINNSMSIVLKLPQESKINKNIDMTTSTIHMYLILGLVITTLSVYYYIRFINLNKKYIK from the coding sequence ATGAGGAGAAAGAGTGATATAAAAATAATAGATTTTATATTAATACAAGTAATATCATTTTTAATAGTACTAACCTTTAATTATAAGTATATAGGTATTCTTATGAATCTATCTATATATGATGATAGAAATAAGGTATTTATTATTTGTACTCAGGTAATATCTATAATAATTTTATTATTATATTTAGGGATATCAATAGATGATATAAAAAAATCTTACATAGATTTCAAAGAAAAATTAGACATAAAAGAAATAATAGGACGATATATAAACTCCATTATGTTAAGCTTAGGAGTTACATTGCTATTAATATCTATAGCTATGTTAACTTATAAACCATATGAAAATAGCTTATTAACATCATCAGGTGATCCAATATATACAGGAAATATTATTATAATGATAGTAAGTGTAGCAATAATAGGACCAATATTAGAAGAAATAATATTTAGGAAAGTATTATTTATCAGTATATCTAAAAAATATAATTATAAAATTGGTATATTAATATCATCTATTTTATTCGGAATAGGTCATAGCATAGATAAATCTATACTTGCAAGTTTGTTTGGAGGGGTGCTTTGTATATTATATATAAAATATGAAAATATCTTAATTCCAATTTTTTTACATATTATAAATAACTCAATGTCTATAGTTTTAAAGTTACCACAAGAATCTAAGATAAATAAAAATATAGATATGACTACATCAACAATACATATGTACTTGATTTTAGGATTGGTCATAACGACACTTTCTGTATACTACTACATAAGATTTATAAATCTAAATAAAAAATATATTAAATAA
- a CDS encoding FAD binding domain-containing protein, whose product MFTLTDIVQPTTIEEAYAILMKRKNNQIIGGSAFLRMGKKRIGTGIELSNLNLDYIKEDEDYVEIGAMTTFRELETSDIIKNNFGDILNHSVRDIIGVQFRSVVTVGATVFSKYGFSDLIIALLCLDTEIETFSKGRMTLDKFLDKGYEKDLLTKIYIKKNNKKASYKSLRNAKSDYPIVNVAVSKLDNTFKICIGARPQVAKEAKNASEFLSNNNITDENIDKAVQIAVDELSFGTNMKASKEYRYAMARVLIKRAIMEVI is encoded by the coding sequence ATGTTTACACTTACAGACATTGTTCAACCGACAACAATAGAAGAAGCATATGCCATATTAATGAAAAGAAAAAATAATCAGATAATAGGTGGAAGTGCTTTTTTAAGGATGGGTAAAAAAAGAATAGGCACAGGAATAGAGTTATCTAATTTAAATCTAGATTATATAAAAGAAGATGAAGATTATGTTGAAATAGGTGCTATGACAACATTTAGAGAATTAGAAACTAGTGATATAATAAAAAATAACTTTGGTGATATTTTAAACCACAGTGTAAGAGATATAATAGGAGTTCAATTTAGAAGTGTTGTAACTGTAGGTGCTACAGTATTTTCTAAGTATGGATTTTCTGATTTAATAATAGCTCTACTTTGTTTAGATACTGAAATAGAGACTTTTAGTAAAGGAAGAATGACTTTAGATAAATTTTTAGATAAAGGTTATGAAAAAGATTTATTAACTAAGATATACATAAAAAAGAATAATAAAAAAGCATCATATAAATCTTTAAGAAATGCTAAAAGTGACTATCCAATAGTAAATGTAGCAGTATCAAAATTAGATAATACATTTAAAATATGTATAGGAGCTAGACCTCAAGTTGCAAAAGAAGCAAAAAATGCAAGTGAGTTTTTATCGAACAATAATATAACTGATGAAAATATAGATAAGGCTGTACAAATAGCAGTTGATGAATTATCTTTTGGAACTAATATGAAAGCATCTAAAGAATATAGATATGCTATGGCTAGGGTACTTATAAAAAGAGCTATAATGGAGGTTATATAA
- the msrA gene encoding peptide-methionine (S)-S-oxide reductase MsrA, with product MIKKATFAGGCFWCMVKPFDKYDGVLKVVSGYTGGHTKNPTYEEVCSDKTGHIEAIEVTYDDEVISYDELLDIYWKQIDPTDSYGQFNDRGEKYKTVIFYHDKEQKEIATRSKKKLENSKVFDSEIVTEIREATKFYEAEDYHQDYYKKNPNHYYMYYVGSGRYKFIKENWDKNNFNREELKKKLTPIQFEVTQNDKTEPAFKNKYFDNKEEGIYVDIVSGEVLFSSKDKFDSGCGWPSFTKPVNKNSIMEKSDFSHGMFRTEVRSSKANSHLGHVFDDGPKEKGGLRYCINSASLNFIPKEKMKEEGYEDYLSLFE from the coding sequence TTGATAAAAAAGGCAACTTTTGCAGGTGGATGTTTTTGGTGTATGGTAAAACCTTTTGATAAATATGATGGAGTACTTAAAGTTGTATCAGGATATACTGGAGGACACACGAAAAATCCTACATATGAAGAAGTTTGTAGTGATAAAACAGGCCACATAGAGGCTATAGAAGTTACTTATGATGATGAAGTAATAAGTTATGATGAACTTTTAGATATATATTGGAAACAAATAGACCCAACAGATAGTTATGGTCAATTTAATGATAGAGGAGAAAAATATAAAACTGTAATATTTTATCATGATAAAGAGCAAAAAGAGATTGCTACTAGATCAAAGAAAAAACTAGAAAATAGTAAGGTATTTGATTCTGAAATAGTTACAGAGATAAGAGAAGCTACTAAATTTTACGAAGCGGAAGACTATCATCAAGATTATTATAAGAAAAATCCAAATCATTACTATATGTATTATGTAGGATCAGGTAGATATAAGTTTATAAAGGAAAATTGGGATAAAAATAATTTTAATAGAGAAGAACTAAAAAAGAAACTAACTCCAATTCAATTTGAAGTAACACAAAATGATAAGACTGAACCTGCATTTAAAAATAAGTATTTTGATAATAAAGAAGAAGGTATATATGTAGATATAGTAAGTGGTGAAGTTTTATTTTCATCAAAAGATAAATTTGATTCAGGATGTGGATGGCCAAGTTTTACAAAGCCAGTAAATAAAAATTCTATAATGGAAAAAAGTGATTTTTCTCATGGTATGTTCAGAACAGAAGTTAGAAGTAGCAAGGCCAATTCTCACTTAGGTCATGTATTTGATGATGGCCCTAAAGAAAAAGGTGGTCTTAGATACTGCATAAATTCAGCATCCTTAAACTTTATACCTAAAGAGAAAATGAAAGAAGAAGGATATGAAGACTATTTAAGCTTGTTTGAATAA
- a CDS encoding GGDEF domain-containing protein — MGGVKIRKIIYIIIAIATCISLSYGAHKQNIKNEIMQIESKIKKNTYDKQYNKAIDILKNEFSKIKPKDYNIVCEYIIQMTDYIRNTERGLKEVINILTTMEQSKHLSINSKFIVSSKLQSAYLLEQNYAKASRYILNTLILSKKMNDKFNEAKCLVDLGVLFSEIEGESTGIKSIKDGLDIKINDEYKNKFIQVYGNLNIAEIYLKNNEYSNAKKYIEEVEKYSNYIDVNEYYDLNILIYTIKSSIYLSENNSKQAKIYLDKSKELLNNEKLMVGNRKTIYQLATGKYYEAIGDIDSAVYTYKEVLKEDEYEKNREQDIRYALTRLIKLLEEQKKYNEANLYTDKLLEVIKESEDNKYKDYSYYIIEQASKEYKLEKENNMIKFLFIIILFGSIIFVVIHRYNKNRLISMKHLTLQDKLTNTYNRAYFDSKYEELLDKNIKFSIVMIDIDNFKYINDTYGHQFGDEVLKVITNTIKKLLQEHTYLCRYGGEEFVIISCYKIKEEVLLLAEMIRSSVEGISWSKDIKTTVSIGVAFSNIHYENTLKKSDENMYKAKNTGKNKVVVDNDKK, encoded by the coding sequence TTGGGGGGAGTAAAAATAAGAAAAATAATATATATAATCATAGCTATTGCTACATGTATATCATTATCATATGGGGCACATAAACAAAATATAAAAAATGAGATTATGCAAATAGAAAGTAAAATTAAAAAAAATACATATGATAAACAATATAATAAAGCAATAGATATCTTAAAAAATGAATTTTCAAAAATAAAGCCTAAAGATTACAACATAGTATGTGAATATATAATTCAAATGACTGATTATATTAGAAATACAGAAAGAGGATTAAAAGAAGTTATAAACATACTAACTACAATGGAACAAAGTAAGCATTTATCAATAAATTCTAAATTTATAGTATCCAGTAAACTTCAAAGTGCGTATTTACTAGAACAAAACTATGCAAAAGCATCTAGATATATATTAAACACGCTAATATTATCTAAAAAAATGAATGATAAATTTAATGAAGCTAAATGCTTAGTAGATCTAGGTGTATTGTTTTCGGAGATAGAAGGTGAAAGCACCGGAATAAAGAGTATAAAAGATGGACTTGATATAAAAATTAATGATGAATATAAAAATAAATTTATACAAGTGTATGGAAATTTAAACATAGCTGAAATATATTTAAAAAACAATGAGTATAGTAATGCAAAAAAATACATAGAAGAGGTAGAAAAATATAGTAATTATATAGATGTAAATGAATATTATGATTTAAATATATTGATATATACTATAAAATCTTCAATTTATTTATCAGAAAATAATTCAAAACAAGCAAAGATATATTTAGATAAATCTAAAGAACTGTTAAATAATGAAAAGTTAATGGTGGGAAATAGAAAAACTATATATCAACTTGCTACGGGTAAATATTATGAGGCTATTGGAGATATTGATAGTGCTGTATATACATATAAAGAAGTACTTAAAGAAGATGAATATGAAAAAAATAGAGAACAGGACATAAGGTATGCCTTAACAAGATTAATAAAATTATTAGAAGAACAAAAAAAATATAATGAAGCGAATTTATATACAGATAAGTTACTTGAGGTAATAAAAGAATCTGAAGACAATAAATACAAAGATTATTCATATTATATAATAGAACAAGCTAGTAAAGAGTACAAGTTAGAGAAGGAAAATAATATGATAAAGTTTCTATTTATAATAATACTATTTGGAAGTATTATATTTGTCGTAATACATAGGTATAATAAAAATAGGTTAATAAGTATGAAACATTTAACATTACAAGATAAACTGACAAATACATACAATAGAGCTTATTTTGATAGTAAATATGAGGAGCTATTGGATAAAAATATAAAATTCTCTATAGTAATGATAGATATAGATAATTTTAAATATATAAATGATACTTATGGGCATCAATTTGGAGATGAAGTTTTAAAAGTTATAACTAATACCATAAAAAAATTATTGCAAGAACACACTTATTTATGTAGGTATGGTGGAGAAGAATTTGTAATAATATCCTGTTATAAAATAAAAGAAGAAGTATTACTTTTAGCTGAAATGATTAGGTCTTCAGTAGAAGGTATAAGTTGGAGCAAGGATATAAAAACAACTGTAAGTATAGGAGTGGCTTTTTCAAATATACATTATGAAAATACCTTAAAAAAATCAGATGAAAATATGTATAAAGCTAAAAATACAGGAAAAAATAAAGTTGTTGTGGATAACGATAAGAAATAA